The genomic DNA catctcagtgtttcagaaattaaataaactaatttgcttctaaaaaagctttttgaagTGACCTTTAAGTGTTCACATATACTTTACTGAAACATATGTAGTGTGAATCTAAATTGTACTTCCCTTTGACTTCTATGGTTCCTGTTCATTTTCAGAGTCTGGACTTTATCCAGGGCAGAAttgatgaggggaaaaaaaaaagaatatggaaaaatatatttatttcaagacTTGATGCAATGTCCCATTGTCTAAATTTTGTATCTGTCCATTTGTTTTAGCTTGTTATATAGATTTTGACCTAGATTtagaataataaattaaattagtaaTGAATTTTTGAATTCATTCTCAAATATTGgtctaaaaaataaactattccTGTACCATTTTCATGCtaagatgaaatgttttaggaAGTTTGGGTTTGCTTACCTCCTCCATGCAGTCTAATAACAAACACCCCTTAGTGTCTTTTAAgagcttttgtgttttaataatatcCATTTAGCCAGTTTGTTATTTCCACACCGAGCCCACGCCTTGCGTTCTGTCCAAATAGACACTGGGGGCAAATTAGGACAATTAAACATTTGAGTGTTCTCCAACCTTCAGAGATTGTGTGAATTAACAGTGAAGCACTTGgagaataaaatattgaaatcagAAAGTGGCACTCTGCCTGTGTACTTTGTGATGCATTAGGCTGGAAAGTGCACATGGCGGTCACTAATGCTCTCGCAGCTTTAAATCATTCCTGATCTCCTTTCTGCACATTTCACTCGTTAAACtttaaacatgcttttattttttgttttagaagcTGTTAATATTCTCAAATGCTTTCTTGTTTCTCCCTGTTGGAGCTAAATTATTAAGGAAGCTTTGCGTTGTGTGGagaataaaatggtttattttatttattttaaaataaatcacctGGCAGCCAAGAGTATAAACATGTGGAGCCTTTTAAtggggagatttttttttttgttaccttgcaataaacttggaaaaaaaaaaaaatacaactttataTTGTTGCACAAAGACTTTCAGTATTCAAGATGTCACATGAACAAACTAGTAAATACATTATTGTGAGGAAATGCATGGGAATGCCAAACTTTTGTGAGAGAATGTAAAACTTATTGCATAGGAATGTAAAACCTTCATAAGGTAATGCTAAAAAACCTTTGTGCCTAACAGCTGATTAAGTTGACCTGCTGTTGCCCTACAGAAGCAGGACCGGATCGAGGAGCTGAAAAAGTTTATCGAGAAGCATCGGTATCACATCCGAATGCTGGAGACGATACTGAGAATGCTGGACAATGACTCACTGCAGGTCGAATCCATCAGGAAGATCAAGGTTTGTCAAAACAAATCACAGAGCTGACAAAAACTACAGAGACACACagctttattatttaatatttaactaggACTGAAGTATTTGTGATTTCTCTCCAAAGGATGATGTCGAGTACTACAGAGAGTCATCGCAGGATCCAGATTTTGAGGAGAACGATTATATATATGACGATCTCGACCTGGATGAATTCCGTACGTGTAGAAAATATTAGtgaaatattgaataaataattatagGAGTCTTTTGGTGCAAGCATTGTGACTTCCCTTGAGGGGAAAACATCTTGATTACACATGAAAACAAGTACAGATGCCATCCTGTGCAAACCTGGTTGTATTGTACTCCAGTGGAGGTCTTGcaaaaaattcactttaaacAAGTATAAGTAGTcccataaatatttttttggtcatttaagctaaagaatgtgtaaaaatcttttaattacaTGAACtctataataaatatttaaccttGAGCTCAATAAGTTGAGTTGGTCTAGATCAAACCTTGACCTACAATAGCAAGAGTACAAAAGACTAAAAATTCACAGTAGAGGCTGAaaccttttgtcttttctgtttccagCTCAACCATTACTCGCCACCTCCCCATCTGGACCCTCGCACTTGGAGGACGAGATCttccagaactccagcagcacaCCGACCTCCACCACCTCATCCTCGCCAATCCCTCCTTCACCTGCCACTTGCACTACGGTGAGAAAAATTATCCTTTTCGTTTTACGCACATCATCAATTATTTgtcctttctgtttctttttacttctgttCTTCCTGGTTTTTGGTCTTCTAGCAATATGAGGTTAAAAAACTGAATCATTGACCTGGAAGATGTCTTAATGTAACAATGGTAATCATGAACAATTAAGTCAGTTATTACATTTAGCTCAAATCAAGGCACATCAGTATCTAAAATATGTGCAGAAGGTAATTGCACCATTGCAGAGCCTTGCCATCTGCTCTTTATGTTCTCTTCTATTGGCTTCTGTATCATCTCTTTTGCTTTTACACTCTCATTCAGTGGGTAAAAGTAGTTATTATAAGTCTTTATGTAAGTGGGAGTTATGGTATTGTTCACTGCTGATCAGGAGAGTTTTATTCTGGGATTGAATGTGAAAGATATTTGTGATGGATGCTACAACTACTCATTGAAAATGTAAACTTAATCTCAAAAGTTtcactttcacattttaacattgaCATAAGACAAGCAGAGTATTTGCTTCATTCCAAATTACACTAATCAAAagtggtttttacttttttcgGTCATGCAAACACTAAAGCATTACACTTTAGTGTTTGCATAGTatttagcaaatttaaaaagacgtttagaaaaaaaactgaactggtTTCGACTGGTATAGTACTGGCCTCGAAACTGGGAAGTGTGTAGAAATCCTACAACAAAGAAATCCCCTATCTCTCCCAGAGAGGCCCCAAGGCTTAATGCTTGGACCACTTCTTTTTGTATTATGTACTTACTCCAGAGGTTCAGTAGATTCCAGTATCACGGCTTCACAATCGATTCTCACAATATAgcatcttcatttatttattcatacttTTGTTCTatatagataaattaaaaaaaattcttatagTTTTTCTTCAATGAAGGTaagaaaaaagtattaattCTCCTCTGAATCTAAAAGTGTAAATGTTTGTCTTCTAAgtaaatttatatatttggtctttttatcaaattaatgCATCTTTGAAAATATTCCCTCTTTTAAAAGAGGGaatattttcttgttaaaatgtgatattttaacaagaaatgaagtaatttttcaaattttaggAAAATTGTTCAATAATTATTAGAACTGAGACTGTATGTTTAAGTCAAGCAAAtgaatgaggttttttttgtcagttttattcagaaataattttgattttcaatCATATTCactctttaaaaacatgctgGATCACCATATTAAATtgctataaaataatttaattcaactTTGAAAGATGTTGACTGTTCtgataaatgtcattttgaaaatggccgatgttaattttttaaatgtaatttgtgatgctgtttgtttccttttctgaaACCTGATTGTGATTCAATTTCTAGGAGAACTCAGAAGATGACAAGAAGAGGGGACGTTCGACGGACAGTGAAATCAGTCAGGTTGGTGTAAATGCTAATGCGGACTGCTGTAatgatgaaatgttgtttttgagattttaaatgtaaataattagaataaatgGACATCTCAGATTTCAACTCattaatacaattttaacatgtttttatgatgacttatgttatgatgtcatttataatgacatacatttttattaaagcaagctcaaatttttattaaagcattaATTAATTGCCAGTCTTATCTTGAATTTATTGTGCAGCagaatttaacaaacaaaattcTGTTCGTTCCTTTTCCAGTCACCGGTGAAGAATGGAAATCCCTCCTCGTCATtatcttcttcctcctcttcctcctcttcgtcttctTCTGCCTCGGGGCTCACCTCATCCTCTCTGGTTTCTGTTGCGGGCGCAGGCATCGGCAGCTCTGGAAGCAGTCATCTTAGCGCAGTGGGGGGTCCTTTCTCCAACACTTTAGCCAGCAGCTACAGCAACGCCACGCAGCAGCCGCCTCACCCGtcagtgcagcagcagcaggccaaAAACTCGCCGAGCTCTTCGGCTCCCATCAACTCCAGCACCTCCACCAACAGCCACAACGCCTCATCGGCGTCCTCGTCATCCAGCACACAGGGACTCCTGACTTCGAACTCCCTGCCCCAGGCGCCTTCGGGTCCCACGGCGACCTCCAACAGCCTTGGCCTCAGTCTGGGGCCCTCTCTGGGGAAAAGCTCCATCTCCACCAGCCCCGGTCTGTCAGGGATGCCGGCGTCCCTAAGCAATATGGTGGGTCTTCTCTCAAGCTCCACCCCAACTCCCTACGCTCAGGCGGCCGCCTCGGGCACGGCCAGCTCAGGGTTACCAAGCTCTCTTGGCGGCGTCAGCAGCTCAGCAACCAACAGCGGCGTGGGCGCCATCGGTAGCGGTAGCATTGCGGTCGGCGGGCCGACGTCCTCGCAGGGAGGCATGCTCGGCACGGCTTCTATAGTGGGGAGTGTCGGCTCGGGGATTCTGGGTTTGGGTTCAGGTCAATCGGGATTGCAGGGGTCTTCCCTGGGGCCGCAGAGCCCCATCGGGAGCTTAGTTCCTGGAAGTGGAATAGGAGTTATTGGAAGCAACGGCGGCACCTCAGCATCCGCAGGGAGCGGAGTCGGAGGAGGAAGCTCATCCCTGTCTGGTGGACCGCTGAGCAGACAGAAGCAGAATGGTAGCACCAGTGAGTATCTGATATCCACACAAGTTCATTCctctaaatataaataacacCTGTTCTTCTGGCATTTCGGTATATGTAAATTAGAAAATAGAATTTAAACCAATATATTAAGgactttttatgaaatataaaacaacaaaacactacTTTTGACCTGACGTTATTATTGTTTCTATTGATTGCTTGGTAAATGCTTTCCTTAAACTATCAGTTTCCTGTCTTACCATGTATATTgggaaatctggaaaaaaaacaactaatttaaatgaaagtaGTCTGGATTTTAGAAAGTGAAATACATCTTGTTAAAGATTCAACCCAGTCATGTCTTTGAAacatgttttgctgtttttgatattttcctgATTTGCATAGTGTATGGTTATCAGGTTTAATCTGCTGCAGGATGGAACAACGTAACtcgtatttttttatttcttgtcctTTTCAAAACGTTCATTAAAATACTGTGGTAAAGATTCAGGACTCTGAATTTCCCCAAAgtagcagaaatgttttaggCCTGCTATCATCTACAAAAGCTTAGCTACTCAAAATCTTTACACTAGTGCTAATCGGtcaaatgtttgaataaaagttaaacataGCTGACACTTTATCTAACCTGCAGAGTGcattcaacttaaaaaaaaaaaaaagctctccaATAAACCCGGactctcaaaatatttttcatcttaaaaattGTGGCCTATATAaatggtttttcatttttaacacagaCTCTTGACCTCTGatattctgaaacatttgagatTATATTTGTTGTCTCTAAATGATCATCTGTGAAGagtcagacattttatttattgagctACAGAGTTAATTTCAATGGTTTGCTCTTTCTCTGCAGGTCACAGTGCTATGGTAGCAGATAGCACAACAGACTCCGCCCTCAACAGTGCCACCCAAtcacaaagcagccaatcctcATCTCTGACCTCCACAGCCAATCAGCTGTAAGTTTAAAGTACAAGAAGAactttggaaataaatttattttcttcagcctAACCGATCttcaatatttgtttatttatttatcctttttatatttgctttttgtttttattgttatgttgctgattggctgagcaACATATGTGAAATTTATAAATTTGATCACTTGCATCACTGTTCCTCCTTCCCAGTAAGGACACTGGTCCCAGTTTACTTGGCTCCATGGGTTTGTCATCATCCTCTCCTTCTCCGGCGTCGTACAGTGAGGCTAAAACAACGAGCGGAGGAAGCCTTCAGAACGGCCCGCTGTCCTACTCACAGCCACCTGAAAGCATCAAGGTGGGGAGAATGGAgcttgtctgctgtgtttcctgATCTTCATCAAACCTTTTGTTCTCTGATGTTCTGTAAATGTCTCTCTAATTAGCTGACTTTTGGTAGCTATTGTTTGCACAAGCTTTTATTCAGGGATAAAAGAGTAAAGAGGGTGTGGAAACAAATGCAAACTAAACTTCCCACATTTATTGTAAGAACAAGAAATTAAACAGggtataattttccttccatttagCAATTATGCAGCACTTTATGATGGTCTCCAGAGTGTTTGAGggtgtaatgtgataaaatgtgaaaaaggctAAGGATATGAGTAATTTAGCAGAGTTGTCTTAATTGATAATCTCCTGGTTTCCTAAAGGTCTTGAGGTTCTTCTTTGCCTTTTTGCTGCCTTTCCAATCATTTCCAAAGTTTCTTAATTCAAGAATGACCAATATTTTGATTCTACTATAACAGACAACAAACATGCCTTAATAACTGATTTGAAATGGGATCTTTGGGCATTTTTTGCTAGCAGGCTGTGACAAACTATAAACCCACCAGACACCATTTGAATCCAAATCTATCTCTCTTTGGGGAGCACTGCTTGGATGCAAATGTAGCGTTTTGTTCCCATCAAGCTGTTATCTATAGTTGTATTTGTGGATAGAATCTGAAAAGCTGGAATAGTCTTTTTGTAtccaaatgcaaaacaaaaattcttcCTTAATGCATTATGTCTTTGTGTAGCACCGATTCACATATATTTTCACAGTTGTGTGTTCATCTGCAAAATCTAGTAAAAATCTGGGAAATGTAAAATTTACCACCTTTGAAATAGATGTAAATGTAACACCAATTgcacaaaaacatcaataattggggcctgcccatagcaatgcataaggagagcagtgactgacttgcgaagcaagtcagtcactgcctccatgcattgcatggcaggcacctattgttctacacccaatagaatgtttctttattattattggggcctgcccatagcaatgcataaggagagcagtgactgacttgcgaagcaagtcagtcactgcctccatgcattgcatggcaggcacctattgttctacacccaatagaatgcctctttattatttatttttcttccgtctccgttaatgcggctcgtaccgctgcgagcccacccacaaaagtggtatcaaaacgtgcggctcgttcccgggacgggagctattatttttggtgggatttggagttaccatggcgacgtaaaaagcaaaaaacgaccccaaaatcactaacgagctcaccaggtgcatctctgtcgtcaaggggatgaggcaaccagtaaatcctgaaaataccctatttttgaggattttctgtgtaaatcataactttatgtagaaacgccattcaaacttcattttgtagatacgtccgtgatctcttttaaagtgaagacagcacgtcaatatgtattatggtttgtccacaacttctttctaagcgacccaaagtttttgatttttggaaaaatcagagtgtgaaggccgctccgctagagtgagagtcagagcgacattttgaccccaaatcattttttaactcgccctcacgctcacaaatattgcatgattggtatcaaacttggtcatgacattgatcgcatgcctgctccggtcaaatgttttcaaaaattatctaagcgcttacagttttctctccaggtgcttcagagcaaagtcatgcgccagggtagcagacagatctcactgattcacttccatgtatttctgaaaaatttcagaccttggcacacacttttttaatctcatcgctgttaatactgtgagtgaggtagagatatgaatggcgggactatgtgagcgacaaatagccctctcatatgcttcaagcggttttcgaatatgtattacggttcccgagcggaaagagttttttgcaatgctttttttagtcaaactggctggctcaaacagagaattgtctcccctggatgtctcactcacagctggcagaggattattcaccatggcaacggaacccagagcaggagagctgctgaggactacaaatacgcatcactgtagttcgaactagtagttcagttaaaacagaggaggactgagctggcctttagaacaacttgctgctatgggctgtatataactaatttaaccctgtcactgttacacatgggatgagtctagccctttgaaatgaagcttactgaaaatttcaaaataaaagcccttgaaaatttttacatcaggtcattgctttttgagcgttatatgactgatttaatccaatgactgttattacacatgggatgactttgaccctttcaaatgaagcttaacaaaatttcaaaataaaagctttggcaatttttacatcatgtaattgctctttttggctttatgtgactggtttatccaaagcactcttacacattggattagtgtgggcatttaatatgaagcttactgcaaatttcaaaataaaagcctcaaaatgcccctctggacagtgcaccagAGgctgcaatgatatcattctgcattatctgtttatccgaggttaggaactgccttgcagtagcaaggcagttcattagcattagccttttagcttaaataagctattttctatttttcagacttattagccatgtttagtatacttaatggagtaagtaaatgacagtaaacattctaatgataccccacatgctactgacagtatttatgcttatattagcatatttgctcattttagctaatacacttactttatcatactgaatgttgcatgtccagcttacttaacattcttgtgattcttcacatgctattgattacattgcagctttctttagcattgatgcaaattcttagcatcagaacgctgggtccaaaccgacgggcacactttggcaggccccagttaaatttcttcaggaattttctagtatttattattcttccgtcaaccggaatgcggctcgctactgagcccacccacaaaagtggtatcaaaagcgtCGGCtcccggcaggtgtgctattatttttataaggaatcggacttacgatggcgaagtaaaaagtgaaaaacgagcaaaatttccaactgccgaaacgcagagcataactgaaaccaactgccgtttttttagagtgagaatttaagcagatttttgaccccaaagtgattttgaaatcgctgtcacgcccacaaatatcgcccgattggtatcaaactcggtcatgacattgatacgcatgcctgctccggtaaaatgtgttcgatatttctctagcatttctgtcaaggtgcttcagagcaaaattatgggacagggtaactgacgctctccctgattcacttccatgtatttctgaaaagtttctgcacaatattttgtctcatcactgcaattactgtgaatgaggtaaaaatatgaattgcggtactatcggagaagacaaatagccctcttatacgcttcaaacggtttttgaatatgtattacggttcctgaacggcaaaggtttgttcggagtgctttttccatattaattggctgggtgtctcacaaagatagaatttttttcccccctttctgtctcaaacacactgacagttagcagctgatccattaccatagcaacggaacacatggggccagagcagctgattcatgggaggacactctggaatgagctggcctttagaactacttgtgttttgggcattttataacagattttaacaaaccattgttacacacaggattaaccattgttacacacaggatttttgcagcgccttatggcgctgcaaaaatctctgcctatattatcttttcctctcaggttatggcactggcttgcgcagcaagccagtgcaatggcattaacctttgacctaa from Gambusia affinis linkage group LG14, SWU_Gaff_1.0, whole genome shotgun sequence includes the following:
- the cnot3b gene encoding CCR4-NOT transcription complex subunit 3b: MADKRKLQGEIDRCLKKVAEGVEQFEDIWQKLHNAANTNQKEKYEADLKKEIKKLQRLRDQIKTWVASNEIKDKRQLIENRKLIETQMERFKIVERETKTKAYSKEGLGLIQKVDPAQKEKEEVGTWLTNTIDTLNMQVDQFESEVESLSVQTRKKKGDKEKQDRIEELKKFIEKHRYHIRMLETILRMLDNDSLQVESIRKIKDDVEYYRESSQDPDFEENDYIYDDLDLDEFPQPLLATSPSGPSHLEDEIFQNSSSTPTSTTSSSPIPPSPATCTTENSEDDKKRGRSTDSEISQSPVKNGNPSSSLSSSSSSSSSSSSASGLTSSSLVSVAGAGIGSSGSSHLSAVGGPFSNTLASSYSNATQQPPHPSVQQQQAKNSPSSSAPINSSTSTNSHNASSASSSSSTQGLLTSNSLPQAPSGPTATSNSLGLSLGPSLGKSSISTSPGLSGMPASLSNMVGLLSSSTPTPYAQAAASGTASSGLPSSLGGVSSSATNSGVGAIGSGSIAVGGPTSSQGGMLGTASIVGSVGSGILGLGSGQSGLQGSSLGPQSPIGSLVPGSGIGVIGSNGGTSASAGSGVGGGSSSLSGGPLSRQKQNGSTSHSAMVADSTTDSALNSATQSQSSQSSSLTSTANQLKDTGPSLLGSMGLSSSSPSPASYSEAKTTSGGSLQNGPLSYSQPPESIKPQEPLSRSMAERAAPSSGIEGDVSSLHLTSDIFPSSTTATSGPPSAPQSSLSEVSILPSLGVCPLGPVPLSKDQLYQQAMQEAVWTHMPHPSDSERIRQYLMRNPCPTPPFHHQMPPPHSDTVEFYQRLSTETLFFIFYYLEGTKAQYLAAKALKKQSWRFHTKYMMWFQRHEEPKTITDEYEQGTYIYFDYEKWGQRKKEGFTFEYRYLEDRDLQ